A genomic region of Oscillospiraceae bacterium contains the following coding sequences:
- the asnB gene encoding asparagine synthase (glutamine-hydrolyzing): MCGFAGLYKKLSLSEKDRENIKNMSKAIDYRGPDQDCIITYDNLALAFRRLSIIDLEKGSQPFCGFDGRYTAVFNGEIYNYRELRDELMKKGYTFTTNSEIEVLVTLCHEHKGDFVKLLRGMFAYVIFDKQEQKLFAARDPFGIKPFYYRENGEGIVFSSETKPFLFDDSMGGFSVDKEMLQHYLSFQYVPEPNTMSQKIKSLPAGHSMVCDFKSENAVTVEKYFDPMFCPKKEISFEDKAKLVRETVLSSVKYHMISDVDVGTFLSSGIDSAVITAAASKLNPGIKAFTVAFGVKEYSEIDAASEISKHLDVEHIKLVAGVEDFKNAFEKVVYHLDNPTADPSTVAIYLICQEAARHLKVVLSGEGSDELFGGYKVYGSAMPAARFYALPGFIKEIIYRFAMLLPDSVKGKAFIERGYTPIEKRYIGNAFIYSEKEKPSILKTYDPNVKFYSQVEDIYKACSHLSPPNKMQYVDMNTWIRGDILVKGDRLSMAHSLEVRVPFLDKEVFKVASMLCDEDKLSHGTTKYILRYAFKDMINEETFMRPKLGYPVPVYKWLKNELYDWAKDIIENSTADDYIVKEEALRMLNAHRDGSENNYRKLWTILVFITWYRLYVTDAEKTKKAIMEK, encoded by the coding sequence ATGTGCGGATTTGCAGGACTTTATAAAAAGCTGTCTCTGAGCGAAAAAGACAGGGAAAACATCAAAAACATGTCAAAAGCAATTGATTACCGCGGTCCCGACCAGGATTGTATAATCACCTATGACAATCTTGCGCTTGCCTTCAGACGTCTCAGCATAATAGACCTCGAAAAAGGTTCCCAGCCTTTTTGTGGCTTTGACGGACGTTATACTGCGGTGTTCAACGGAGAAATATACAACTACCGTGAGCTTCGTGACGAATTGATGAAAAAAGGCTACACCTTTACCACCAACTCTGAAATTGAGGTACTGGTAACGCTGTGTCACGAGCACAAGGGGGACTTTGTAAAGCTTCTCAGAGGAATGTTTGCATACGTGATATTCGACAAACAGGAACAAAAGCTGTTTGCCGCACGCGACCCCTTTGGCATAAAGCCGTTTTACTACCGCGAAAACGGTGAGGGCATAGTATTTTCCTCCGAGACAAAACCGTTCTTGTTTGATGACAGTATGGGTGGATTTTCAGTTGACAAAGAGATGCTTCAGCACTATCTTTCTTTCCAATACGTGCCCGAGCCCAACACCATGAGCCAAAAAATAAAGTCGCTCCCCGCAGGACACAGCATGGTTTGTGATTTTAAATCCGAAAACGCCGTGACGGTGGAAAAGTATTTTGACCCCATGTTCTGCCCCAAAAAGGAAATAAGCTTTGAGGACAAGGCAAAATTAGTACGCGAAACCGTACTTTCATCCGTCAAGTATCATATGATAAGCGATGTTGACGTGGGAACGTTCCTTTCCAGCGGCATAGATTCTGCCGTAATAACTGCGGCGGCAAGTAAATTAAACCCGGGTATAAAAGCCTTTACCGTAGCTTTCGGTGTAAAGGAATATTCCGAAATAGATGCAGCAAGCGAAATTTCAAAGCATCTTGATGTAGAGCACATAAAGCTTGTGGCGGGTGTTGAAGACTTCAAAAATGCCTTTGAAAAAGTTGTATATCACCTTGACAACCCCACCGCCGACCCCTCTACCGTTGCAATATATCTGATTTGTCAGGAAGCCGCTCGGCATCTTAAAGTTGTTTTGTCGGGCGAGGGCTCAGATGAATTGTTCGGTGGATACAAGGTATACGGCTCAGCCATGCCGGCGGCGAGGTTTTATGCTCTGCCCGGCTTTATAAAAGAAATCATCTACCGCTTTGCAATGCTTCTGCCCGACAGTGTAAAAGGCAAGGCTTTTATCGAACGCGGTTACACCCCTATCGAAAAGCGTTACATCGGAAATGCATTCATATATTCCGAAAAAGAGAAGCCCTCCATACTCAAAACATACGACCCCAACGTAAAATTCTACTCACAGGTGGAGGACATATACAAGGCATGCAGTCACCTTTCTCCCCCCAACAAAATGCAGTATGTTGATATGAACACCTGGATAAGAGGTGACATTCTTGTAAAGGGCGACCGTCTCAGCATGGCACATTCACTCGAGGTCCGCGTTCCGTTCCTTGACAAAGAGGTTTTCAAGGTTGCCTCCATGTTATGCGATGAGGATAAGCTTTCCCACGGCACAACAAAGTATATACTGCGCTATGCCTTCAAGGACATGATAAATGAAGAAACCTTCATGCGTCCCAAGCTGGGCTACCCGGTCCCCGTGTACAAATGGCTCAAAAACGAGCTTTATGATTGGGCAAAGGACATTATCGAAAACTCCACTGCCGATGATTATATCGTAAAAGAGGAAGCACTTCGTATGCTCAATGCCCATCGTGACGGCAGTGAAAACAACTACCGCAAGCTTTGGACAATACTGGTGTTCATCACCTGGTACCGCCTGTACGTTACCGATGCGGAAAAAACCAAAAAAGCAATAATGGAAAAATAA
- the secA gene encoding preprotein translocase subunit SecA: MGIISKIFGTHSEREIKRIIPLVDKIESLADEYKALSDEQLKAKTAEFKKRLADGETLDDILCEAFATVREASDRVLGKRHYRVQLIGGIIIHQGRIAEMRTGEGKTLVATLPAYLNALSGKGVHVVTVNDYLAKRDSEWMGKVYNYLGLTVGLIIHDIKPEDRKAQYDADITYGTNNEFGFDYLRDNMVIYKEHMVQRGHNFAVVDEVDSILIDEARTPLIISGQGNESSEIYETADKFARTLKVFRIKELDDKKDNDDIDADYIVDEKANTAVLTKYGIEKAESFFKLENLTDPENSEIAHHINQAIRAHGVMKRDVDYVVKDGEVIIVDGFTGRLMHGRRYSNGLHQAIEAKEHVKVEKESKTLATITFQNYFRLYSKLSGMTGTALTEESEFREIYNLDVIEIPTNRPMIRKDNVDLVYKTRQAKLKAIVEQIKKCHEKGQPVLVGTVSIDKSEELSRMLTKENIKHNVLNAKLHEKEAEIVAQAGKFGAVTIATNMAGRGTDIMLGGNAEYLAKQELEREGIEERLLILCDSTFDTDDAEILEVREKFRILTAKHQQQIAPEAEKVRAAGGLYILGTERHEARRIDNQLRGRAGRQGDPGESTFFLSFEDDLMRLFGSDRVMGMVNLALEDDKPMDMKIISGTIETAQKNLEDKHFNSRKNVLKFDDVMNQQRTIIYDQRREVLNGENIKEKIANMMESWITSNVDTFCSAEAAPDDWNFDSLRAYFAMFMMATGADFRYDQEQLSSVTSDDIKQLLIQRANEIYAKKEELFGADDMREAERTILLGNVDDKWMEHIDAMDDLKEGIYLQAYAQHDPVTAYKIEGSQMFEEMVTAIREDTVKSLIMLQKQEKPIERKKVAIETGASHGASDGSIKRKPIHTAHTKVGRNDLCPCGSGKKYKKCCGWDESN; encoded by the coding sequence ATGGGTATAATTTCAAAAATCTTCGGAACTCATTCCGAGCGTGAAATAAAAAGAATAATTCCGCTTGTGGACAAAATTGAATCCCTTGCCGATGAGTATAAAGCTTTAAGCGACGAGCAGCTCAAGGCAAAAACCGCGGAATTCAAAAAACGTCTTGCCGATGGTGAAACACTTGATGATATACTTTGTGAGGCATTTGCAACGGTGCGCGAGGCATCCGACCGTGTGCTTGGCAAAAGGCATTACAGAGTTCAGCTTATCGGCGGTATAATAATCCATCAGGGACGTATTGCCGAAATGCGTACAGGCGAAGGTAAAACCCTTGTGGCAACGCTCCCCGCCTACCTCAACGCGCTCTCCGGAAAAGGCGTTCATGTTGTCACGGTAAACGACTATCTTGCCAAGCGTGACAGCGAGTGGATGGGAAAAGTATACAATTATCTCGGTCTCACCGTAGGTCTTATAATTCACGACATAAAGCCGGAGGACAGAAAGGCACAGTATGATGCCGACATCACCTACGGTACAAACAACGAGTTCGGATTTGACTATCTGCGTGACAACATGGTTATTTACAAGGAGCACATGGTTCAGCGCGGTCATAATTTTGCCGTTGTGGATGAGGTGGATTCCATCCTCATCGACGAAGCGCGTACTCCTCTTATCATTTCGGGACAGGGCAATGAGTCTTCCGAAATATACGAAACAGCCGACAAATTTGCCCGCACTCTCAAGGTATTCCGCATAAAGGAGCTGGACGACAAAAAGGACAACGATGACATTGATGCGGATTACATCGTAGATGAAAAAGCCAATACTGCCGTGCTCACAAAGTACGGAATAGAAAAGGCGGAGAGCTTTTTCAAGCTTGAAAATCTTACCGACCCCGAGAACTCCGAAATTGCCCATCACATCAACCAGGCTATACGCGCACACGGCGTAATGAAGCGCGATGTGGATTACGTGGTAAAGGATGGTGAGGTAATAATTGTCGACGGCTTTACGGGACGTCTCATGCACGGCAGACGTTACTCCAACGGTCTGCATCAGGCAATAGAGGCAAAAGAGCATGTAAAGGTTGAAAAGGAATCAAAAACCCTTGCCACCATCACCTTCCAGAACTATTTCCGTCTTTATTCCAAGCTCAGCGGTATGACAGGTACCGCACTTACGGAGGAGTCGGAATTCCGCGAGATATACAATCTGGATGTCATTGAAATTCCCACCAACCGCCCCATGATACGCAAAGACAATGTTGACCTTGTTTACAAAACACGTCAGGCAAAGCTCAAAGCCATTGTAGAGCAGATAAAAAAATGTCACGAAAAGGGACAACCCGTACTGGTGGGTACTGTTTCCATCGACAAGTCGGAAGAGCTTTCACGCATGCTGACAAAGGAAAACATCAAGCACAATGTCCTGAATGCGAAGCTTCACGAAAAGGAAGCGGAAATAGTTGCTCAGGCAGGTAAATTCGGTGCAGTCACCATTGCTACCAACATGGCAGGCCGAGGCACCGACATAATGCTTGGCGGTAACGCAGAATATCTTGCGAAGCAGGAATTGGAGCGTGAAGGTATTGAGGAAAGGCTCCTCATATTATGTGACAGCACCTTTGACACCGACGATGCCGAAATACTCGAAGTGCGCGAAAAATTCCGTATCCTGACCGCAAAGCACCAGCAACAGATAGCTCCCGAAGCAGAAAAAGTGCGTGCAGCAGGCGGTCTGTACATTTTGGGTACCGAGCGCCACGAAGCCAGACGTATCGACAACCAGCTCCGCGGACGTGCGGGACGTCAGGGTGACCCCGGCGAATCCACTTTCTTCCTCTCCTTCGAGGATGACCTTATGCGTTTGTTCGGAAGCGACCGTGTAATGGGTATGGTTAACCTTGCGCTTGAGGATGACAAGCCCATGGATATGAAAATCATATCGGGCACTATCGAAACAGCGCAAAAAAACCTGGAAGACAAGCACTTTAACAGCCGTAAGAACGTCCTGAAGTTTGACGATGTAATGAATCAGCAAAGAACCATTATCTATGACCAGCGTCGCGAAGTTCTTAACGGCGAAAACATCAAGGAAAAAATAGCAAACATGATGGAGAGCTGGATAACCTCCAACGTAGACACTTTCTGCTCTGCGGAGGCTGCACCGGACGACTGGAATTTTGACAGTCTGAGAGCTTACTTCGCCATGTTCATGATGGCGACCGGCGCAGACTTCAGATATGACCAGGAACAGCTTTCATCCGTCACTTCAGATGATATAAAACAGCTTCTTATACAGCGTGCAAACGAAATTTATGCCAAAAAAGAGGAGCTTTTCGGTGCGGACGATATGCGCGAAGCGGAACGCACCATTCTGTTGGGCAACGTTGACGACAAGTGGATGGAACACATTGACGCCATGGATGACCTCAAGGAAGGCATCTATCTCCAGGCATACGCCCAGCACGATCCTGTTACAGCATACAAAATCGAGGGCTCCCAGATGTTCGAGGAAATGGTTACCGCCATCCGTGAGGACACCGTAAAATCACTTATCATGCTCCAGAAGCAGGAAAAGCCCATTGAAAGAAAGAAGGTTGCCATCGAAACAGGTGCTTCGCACGGCGCCTCCGACGGCTCTATCAAAAGAAAGCCCATCCACACTGCTCACACAAAGGTCGGCAGAAATGACCTCTGCCCCTGCGGAAGCGGCAAAAAATACAAAAAATGCTGCGGTTGGGATGAATCAAACTGA
- a CDS encoding helix-turn-helix domain-containing protein, with protein sequence MFKPILTKLPLTFMRMKYGFHRSNRFTTPNEQELDDSHIHSFYEIYVNVSGDVSFLVNNKLFGIKSGDIIITRPDDVHVCIINSPCIHDHFVLWFSCPTPSMLMEFIGSDDFRHIYSADEKDKDMLFSILQGLDSSDRDNNEAARTAYIFALIALINARHKQTAPRPADEVKIPAEMQRVLDYINENFAAIRYISDVVENTYVSTTTLSRWFRKYIHLSPHEYLEAKKLSYARKLLDEGKSVTDVCMESGFSDCSHFISVFKKNFGITPSKYARDSKSVN encoded by the coding sequence ATGTTTAAACCGATTTTAACAAAGCTGCCTCTCACCTTCATGCGCATGAAGTACGGATTTCACCGCTCAAACCGTTTCACCACGCCGAATGAGCAGGAGCTGGACGATTCTCATATCCACAGTTTTTACGAAATATATGTAAATGTGTCGGGAGATGTTTCATTTCTTGTAAACAACAAGCTTTTCGGTATAAAAAGTGGCGACATAATCATAACACGTCCCGACGACGTACATGTGTGCATAATAAACAGTCCATGCATACATGACCATTTTGTGCTGTGGTTCAGCTGTCCCACCCCTTCAATGCTCATGGAATTTATAGGCAGTGATGATTTCAGACATATATACAGTGCGGATGAAAAAGACAAAGATATGCTTTTCAGCATACTTCAGGGTTTGGACAGTTCAGACCGCGACAACAACGAAGCCGCCCGCACCGCCTATATTTTCGCACTTATCGCGCTTATCAATGCACGTCATAAGCAAACTGCTCCCAGACCTGCGGATGAAGTAAAAATCCCCGCTGAAATGCAACGCGTTCTGGATTATATAAACGAGAATTTTGCCGCTATCCGTTACATCAGCGACGTTGTGGAAAATACCTATGTCAGCACCACCACGCTCAGCCGCTGGTTCAGAAAATACATACATCTTTCCCCTCATGAATACCTGGAAGCAAAAAAGCTTTCCTACGCGCGAAAGCTTCTGGACGAGGGTAAATCCGTCACGGATGTTTGTATGGAATCGGGCTTTTCCGATTGTTCCCACTTTATATCCGTATTCAAGAAAAATTTCGGCATTACACCGTCAAAATACGCGCGCGACAGCAAATCAGTGAATTAA
- a CDS encoding sugar phosphate isomerase/epimerase — MEVDMKIGIFSGAYSTPNGIDYAACRKHGYECMDYQQLCNTKGAFYSMSDTEFKTALTEERKKANDAGIEFSQVHAPWPVDDSTEQSRAKKLENMKTAIRGTHFLDGKYLVVHPTRMWEADGSRENDGVIDENIRFFGELAKYGAEFGVGICIENMPFIRDTLSSPQSIADFVRDANIPNLSICLDTGHAWLYQVGPADAVRIMGDKLTTLHVHDNDGKSDYHWVPGEGRMKWGGFGKALEDVGYKGVFSLEGGVTRRMPADLHEYFASNLCNVARYIIEHEEIITLRQ, encoded by the coding sequence ATGGAGGTCGACATGAAAATCGGAATATTTTCCGGCGCTTATTCTACGCCCAACGGCATAGATTATGCCGCTTGCAGAAAACACGGATATGAATGTATGGACTATCAGCAGCTGTGCAATACAAAGGGTGCGTTTTATTCTATGAGCGATACTGAATTCAAAACTGCACTTACCGAGGAACGCAAAAAGGCGAATGATGCGGGAATTGAGTTCAGCCAGGTTCACGCTCCCTGGCCGGTGGATGATTCCACCGAGCAGTCCCGTGCAAAAAAGCTGGAGAATATGAAAACCGCTATCCGCGGAACGCATTTTCTGGACGGTAAATATCTTGTTGTGCATCCTACAAGAATGTGGGAAGCTGACGGAAGCCGTGAAAATGACGGAGTGATAGACGAGAATATCCGCTTTTTCGGCGAGCTTGCCAAATATGGCGCAGAATTCGGTGTGGGAATATGCATTGAAAATATGCCTTTCATCAGAGATACATTGTCCTCACCGCAATCCATTGCGGATTTTGTAAGAGATGCAAATATTCCCAATCTTTCCATATGTCTTGACACAGGTCATGCATGGCTTTACCAGGTTGGTCCTGCGGATGCCGTCAGAATAATGGGGGATAAGCTTACGACCCTGCATGTTCATGACAACGACGGAAAAAGTGATTATCACTGGGTGCCCGGTGAGGGCAGAATGAAGTGGGGCGGCTTCGGAAAGGCTCTTGAGGATGTGGGATACAAGGGTGTGTTCTCTCTCGAGGGTGGTGTTACCCGCAGAATGCCCGCTGATCTGCATGAATATTTTGCTTCAAATCTTTGTAATGTAGCAAGATATATTATAGAACACGAAGAGATTATTACATTAAGACAGTGA
- a CDS encoding sugar phosphate isomerase/epimerase: protein MKIGIINGAYKNPDGTKDYAKFKRHGFDCLDAGEMGNIKGEYYQMTEDELKKALTEERKKVLDAGLEYSQAHGPWPVDDSTPESRKEKMKYIKRSILGASFLQAKYLVVHPTRIYDENWKEYPDMLDQNAEIYRELCEYGANLGVGVCIENMPFGPNFSLSTVKQVLNFVETYKIPNLSICYDTGHAWLYGEKPADMVRLCGKHLTTLHVHDTDGVQDRHWLPFSGSIDWNGFGKALHEIGFDNALSIETCARDYTRYPAELLEYYEIGLAKIAKALTEI, encoded by the coding sequence ATGAAAATAGGTATCATCAACGGTGCATACAAAAATCCGGACGGAACAAAGGATTACGCAAAGTTCAAGCGCCATGGTTTTGACTGCTTGGATGCCGGAGAAATGGGAAATATCAAGGGCGAATACTATCAGATGACGGAGGACGAATTAAAAAAGGCTCTCACCGAGGAACGCAAAAAGGTGCTGGATGCGGGTCTTGAATACAGTCAGGCGCACGGACCCTGGCCGGTAGACGACTCCACACCCGAATCCAGAAAAGAAAAAATGAAGTACATAAAGCGTTCTATTCTGGGCGCATCCTTCCTGCAGGCGAAGTACCTTGTGGTTCATCCTACCAGAATTTACGATGAAAACTGGAAAGAATACCCCGACATGCTGGATCAGAACGCTGAGATTTACAGAGAGCTTTGTGAATATGGTGCAAATCTCGGAGTGGGTGTTTGCATTGAAAATATGCCATTTGGCCCAAATTTCTCGCTTTCGACCGTAAAACAGGTGCTCAACTTTGTTGAAACCTATAAGATTCCCAATCTTTCGATTTGTTATGACACAGGCCATGCATGGTTGTACGGTGAAAAGCCTGCGGATATGGTAAGACTTTGCGGAAAGCATCTTACCACTCTCCATGTACATGACACCGACGGAGTTCAGGACAGACACTGGTTGCCCTTCAGCGGTTCCATTGACTGGAACGGCTTCGGAAAGGCGCTTCATGAAATCGGTTTTGATAACGCGCTTTCCATTGAAACCTGCGCACGTGACTATACACGCTACCCTGCCGAGCTTCTTGAGTACTATGAAATCGGTCTTGCGAAAATAGCAAAAGCTCTTACCGAGATATAA